In Candidatus Zixiibacteriota bacterium, a genomic segment contains:
- a CDS encoding cold shock domain-containing protein: protein MQKGKIKSIERASGYGFITSEEGAQIFFHQRWLRNVKFSELKEGDEVVFEVNQGPRGLRAHRLTLAGAEKKPEKIRPVDRLFKD, encoded by the coding sequence ATGCAGAAGGGCAAAATAAAGTCCATAGAGCGGGCATCGGGGTATGGATTTATCACCTCGGAAGAAGGGGCGCAGATATTCTTTCACCAGCGCTGGTTGCGCAATGTGAAGTTCAGCGAGTTGAAAGAAGGCGATGAAGTGGTATTCGAAGTGAATCAGGGACCGCGGGGTCTGCGCGCTCATCGGCTGACCCTGGCCGGGGCGGAAAAAAAGCCCGAGAAAATCCGTCCTGTTGACCGCCTTTTCAAAGACTGA
- a CDS encoding fibronectin type III domain-containing protein, whose amino-acid sequence MRLTTALFLTSILIFSAVTAQETDSSLTVDSAFIAPPEVTPVMVKNLTARDNPNDAGGSILIKWDLSVDDIEGGKITHYQILRAETRQGEFEEVGEVPSGNSQFIDNRADRGKEYYYKVAAVNQRKLDGKLLWQVRSESDLAGPVRATAQWFDMRRLNVFVGMIILCGLIIFYINRAKSGRAIFIRKIAGLDAVDEAVGRATEMGKKIFFIPGISDMDNVQTLAGITILGKVAQMAAEYETWIEVPVSRSLVMVAAKEIVKEAYVKAGRPDAFHEDQVHYLTDDQFGYAAAIDGMFIREKPATVFFLGNFYAESLILSETGNSIGAIQIAGTGQQTQLPFFVAACDYTLIGEELFAASAYLSREPKLLGSLKGQDMGKAIILLALLVGIILESFNIFQLSQFFSVIE is encoded by the coding sequence ATGCGATTAACGACCGCTCTTTTTTTAACCTCAATCCTCATATTTTCTGCCGTCACGGCGCAGGAGACAGATTCCTCCCTGACCGTCGATTCGGCATTTATCGCCCCGCCGGAAGTCACTCCGGTGATGGTCAAGAATCTGACCGCCCGCGACAACCCGAATGATGCCGGCGGCTCGATACTAATAAAATGGGACTTATCAGTGGATGATATCGAAGGGGGAAAGATTACGCATTATCAGATTCTTCGCGCCGAGACCAGACAGGGAGAATTCGAGGAGGTGGGGGAGGTGCCCTCCGGTAATAGTCAATTTATAGATAACCGGGCTGACCGGGGTAAAGAGTACTATTATAAAGTGGCGGCAGTCAATCAGCGAAAATTGGATGGAAAATTACTCTGGCAGGTGCGCTCTGAGTCAGACCTGGCAGGACCGGTCAGAGCGACCGCCCAGTGGTTCGATATGAGACGTCTCAATGTCTTTGTCGGCATGATAATACTCTGCGGCTTGATAATATTCTATATTAATCGCGCCAAATCCGGCAGAGCGATTTTCATTCGTAAAATTGCCGGATTGGACGCCGTTGATGAGGCGGTGGGGCGCGCCACGGAGATGGGGAAAAAGATATTCTTCATTCCCGGCATATCCGATATGGATAATGTTCAGACCTTAGCCGGAATAACTATTCTGGGTAAAGTGGCGCAGATGGCGGCGGAATATGAAACCTGGATAGAGGTTCCGGTGAGCCGTTCCCTGGTAATGGTGGCGGCAAAAGAGATAGTAAAAGAAGCCTATGTCAAAGCGGGGCGACCCGACGCCTTTCATGAAGACCAGGTGCATTACCTGACTGATGACCAGTTTGGATATGCGGCCGCGATTGACGGTATGTTTATTCGGGAAAAACCTGCAACCGTGTTCTTTCTGGGAAATTTCTACGCCGAGTCGCTCATTCTATCGGAGACCGGCAATTCTATCGGAGCCATACAGATTGCCGGCACCGGTCAACAGACCCAGCTGCCCTTTTTTGTCGCGGCCTGCGACTATACTCTTATCGGCGAAGAGCTTTTTGCGGCATCGGCATATCTTTCCCGCGAGCCGAAACTGCTCGGCTCTCTGAAAGGACAGGATATGGGGAAGGCAATTATCCTGCTGGCGCTGCTGGTAGGGATAATCCTGGAGTCCTTTAATATCTTCCAGCTGTCACAATTCTTCTCGGTGATTGAGTAG